In a single window of the Desulfovibrio aminophilus DSM 12254 genome:
- the rodA gene encoding rod shape-determining protein RodA codes for MSPIDRRLLFHVNWPLLGLTLLLFLCGVMNLYSASGFRLGEGMSVDTFYQKQLIWGLMGLCGMISMTFFDYKHLRAAAWPLFWVTVALLAAVPFAGKTIYGARRWLDLGFMSFQPSELAKICILIIGARILSLEKERLGFFKLFCILAVGLVPAGMVILQPDLGSGLSILMLLGGLILYRGLTPRVFKTALIAIPSLLPLAWFGLHDYQKRRILSFLDPATDPLGAGYHIIQSEIAIGSGQFWGKGFLAGTQSQLRFLPEKHTDFAVAVFGEEWGFLGMMLLLTTFCVFLYQLVIIARDPRDLFGSYLAAGIFFYFFWQILINMGMVLGLMPVVGIPLPFISYGGSATLVNFCLIGLALNVSMRRFLFKQG; via the coding sequence ATGTCCCCCATCGACAGACGCCTGCTCTTCCACGTCAACTGGCCCCTGCTGGGCCTGACCCTGCTGCTCTTCCTCTGCGGGGTCATGAATCTTTACTCGGCCAGCGGCTTTCGCCTGGGCGAGGGCATGAGCGTGGACACCTTTTATCAGAAGCAGCTCATCTGGGGGCTCATGGGTCTGTGCGGCATGATCAGCATGACCTTCTTCGACTACAAGCACCTGCGGGCGGCGGCCTGGCCCCTGTTCTGGGTCACGGTGGCGCTACTCGCCGCCGTGCCCTTCGCGGGAAAAACCATTTACGGCGCGCGGCGCTGGCTGGACCTGGGCTTCATGAGCTTCCAGCCCAGCGAACTGGCCAAGATCTGCATCCTGATCATCGGCGCGCGCATCCTCTCCCTGGAAAAGGAGCGCCTGGGCTTTTTCAAACTCTTCTGCATCCTGGCCGTCGGCTTGGTGCCCGCGGGCATGGTCATCCTCCAGCCGGACCTGGGCTCGGGCTTGTCCATCCTCATGCTCCTGGGCGGCCTGATCCTCTACCGGGGCCTCACTCCCCGGGTCTTCAAGACCGCCCTGATCGCCATTCCGAGCCTGCTGCCCCTGGCCTGGTTCGGCCTGCACGACTACCAAAAGCGGCGCATCCTCTCCTTCCTGGACCCGGCCACCGATCCCCTGGGCGCGGGCTACCACATCATCCAGTCGGAAATCGCCATCGGCTCGGGCCAGTTCTGGGGCAAGGGTTTCCTGGCCGGAACCCAAAGCCAGCTCCGCTTCCTGCCGGAAAAGCACACCGACTTCGCGGTGGCCGTGTTCGGCGAGGAATGGGGCTTCCTGGGCATGATGCTCCTGCTGACGACCTTCTGCGTCTTCCTCTACCAACTGGTGATCATCGCCAGGGATCCTCGGGATCTCTTCGGCAGCTACCTGGCCGCGGGAATCTTCTTCTATTTCTTCTGGCAAATCCTCATAAACATGGGTATGGTTCTGGGGCTCATGCCCGTGGTGGGCATACCCCTGCCGTTCATCAGCTACGGGGGCAGCGCCACCCTGGTGAACTTCTGTCTCATCGGCCTCGCGCTCAACGTGTCCATGCGCCGCTTCCTGTTCAAACAGGGTTAG
- a CDS encoding glycosyltransferase family 4 protein gives MRTLLFLPPVKRPTGGVAVIRRLAEVLHRSGREAFLVPRDRSGWTPEESEDCAPPLWWEDLRLTPDDLWLVPEGWVNALAPGLEARARCLVYCQNWAYLFSSLPPGTWWPQLPVEFLAVSDPVAWFMETSLGRRPPVLRPGIDLERFRPGDRSGPLTVAFMPRKNRALAQQIRALFETRNGGSRVRWLEIDGLSAQGVAEALGRAHIFLVTGFPEGCPLPPLEALACGCLCVGFSGFGGWDYMRQAQEEPRFHPWWPLREVDWGGNGFWCADGDVLDAALCLEEAVRLLERGDDRLKAILAAGRATADTYGLDSFRRAVLDTWAFLEE, from the coding sequence ATGCGCACCTTGCTCTTCCTGCCGCCGGTCAAGCGCCCCACGGGCGGAGTGGCCGTCATCCGCCGTCTGGCCGAGGTTCTGCACCGTTCGGGCCGCGAAGCCTTCCTGGTGCCCCGCGACCGTTCGGGCTGGACTCCGGAAGAGAGCGAGGATTGCGCTCCGCCGCTGTGGTGGGAAGACCTGCGCCTGACCCCGGACGACCTCTGGCTCGTGCCCGAGGGATGGGTCAACGCCCTGGCCCCGGGGCTGGAGGCCAGGGCCCGCTGTCTGGTCTATTGCCAGAACTGGGCCTATCTCTTTTCCTCCCTGCCGCCCGGAACGTGGTGGCCGCAGCTTCCCGTGGAGTTTCTGGCCGTGTCCGATCCCGTGGCCTGGTTCATGGAGACCTCCCTGGGGAGGCGGCCGCCCGTGCTGCGGCCGGGCATCGACCTGGAGCGTTTCCGCCCCGGCGACCGCTCCGGTCCGCTCACCGTGGCCTTCATGCCGCGCAAGAACCGCGCCCTGGCCCAGCAAATCCGGGCGCTGTTCGAGACCCGCAACGGCGGGAGCCGGGTCCGCTGGCTGGAGATCGACGGTCTGTCCGCCCAGGGGGTGGCCGAGGCCCTGGGCCGGGCGCACATCTTTCTGGTCACGGGCTTTCCCGAGGGCTGCCCGCTGCCGCCGCTGGAGGCGCTGGCCTGCGGCTGCCTCTGCGTGGGCTTCAGCGGTTTCGGCGGCTGGGACTACATGCGCCAGGCCCAGGAGGAGCCGCGTTTCCACCCCTGGTGGCCGTTGCGCGAGGTGGACTGGGGCGGCAACGGCTTCTGGTGCGCGGATGGAGACGTGCTGGACGCGGCCCTTTGTCTGGAGGAGGCCGTGCGTCTGCTGGAGCGCGGCGACGACCGCCTGAAGGCGATCCTGGCCGCCGGGCGGGCCACGGCCGACACCTACGGCCTGGATTCCTTCCGCCGGGCGGTGCTGGACACCTGGGCCTTTTTGGAGGAATAA
- the nhaB gene encoding sodium/proton antiporter NhaB, with protein MARTIAQALNKNLLGNAPDWYKLTILGFLVLNPVLLNTVGPFITGWVLIGEFIFTLAMALKCYPLPAGGLLAMEAVFLGMTSPQTVYNETLHNFPVILLLMFMVAGIYFMKDLLQYAFTKILVRVRSKILISLLFCFAGAFLSAFLDALTVTAVIMAVAYGFYNVYHHYVSGRSGTYDLCDDTMCKAMDQADLKEFRGYLRNLMMHGAVGTALGGVCTLVGEPQNLLIGHEMGWSFADFFIKVAPISMPVLFMGLLTCVLVERFKISGYGHGMPGNVRSILMEESARRDEARGKQGQAQLLIQACAGVWLIIALAFHLAEVGIIGLSVIVGLTALNGITDEHRIGHAFQEALPFTALLVVFFAVVAVIHDQHLFAPVIKAVLALEGRAQLAAYYMANGLLSMISDNVFVATVYITETKKAFLASGGAMSREQFDMLAVAINTGTNIPSVATPNGQAAFLFLLTSALAPVIRLSYGRMVLLALPYTVVMTLSGLVATWYMPEVEHWILSLFS; from the coding sequence TTGGCCCGGACCATCGCCCAAGCCCTGAACAAAAACCTCCTCGGCAACGCCCCGGACTGGTACAAACTGACCATCCTCGGGTTCCTCGTCCTGAACCCTGTGCTCTTGAACACGGTCGGCCCCTTCATCACCGGTTGGGTGCTCATCGGGGAGTTCATCTTCACCCTGGCCATGGCGCTCAAGTGCTACCCGCTCCCGGCGGGCGGCCTGCTGGCCATGGAGGCGGTCTTCCTGGGGATGACCAGTCCCCAGACGGTGTACAACGAAACCCTGCACAACTTTCCCGTGATCCTCCTGCTCATGTTCATGGTCGCGGGCATCTACTTCATGAAGGATCTGCTCCAGTACGCGTTCACCAAGATCCTCGTGCGGGTGCGTTCAAAGATCCTGATCTCGCTGCTTTTCTGCTTCGCCGGAGCCTTTCTTTCGGCCTTCCTGGACGCCCTCACGGTGACGGCGGTGATCATGGCCGTGGCCTACGGCTTCTACAACGTTTATCACCACTATGTCTCCGGCCGTTCGGGAACCTACGACCTCTGCGACGACACCATGTGCAAGGCCATGGATCAGGCGGACCTCAAGGAGTTTCGGGGATATCTGCGCAACCTCATGATGCACGGCGCCGTGGGAACCGCCCTGGGCGGAGTCTGCACCCTGGTGGGCGAACCCCAGAACCTGCTCATCGGCCATGAAATGGGCTGGAGCTTCGCCGACTTCTTCATCAAGGTCGCGCCCATCTCCATGCCGGTGCTCTTCATGGGCCTTCTGACCTGCGTCCTGGTGGAACGCTTCAAGATCAGCGGCTACGGCCACGGAATGCCCGGCAACGTCCGTTCAATCCTCATGGAGGAGTCCGCCCGACGCGACGAGGCCCGCGGCAAGCAGGGACAGGCGCAGCTGCTCATCCAGGCCTGCGCGGGCGTCTGGCTCATCATCGCCCTGGCCTTCCACCTGGCCGAGGTGGGCATCATCGGCCTCTCGGTCATCGTCGGCCTCACGGCCCTCAACGGCATCACCGACGAGCACCGCATCGGCCACGCCTTCCAGGAGGCCCTGCCGTTCACCGCCCTGCTGGTGGTCTTCTTCGCCGTGGTGGCCGTGATCCACGACCAGCACCTCTTCGCCCCGGTGATCAAGGCGGTGCTCGCCCTGGAGGGCCGGGCCCAGTTGGCGGCCTACTACATGGCCAACGGCCTGCTCTCGATGATCAGCGACAACGTCTTCGTGGCCACGGTCTACATCACCGAAACCAAGAAGGCGTTCCTGGCCTCAGGCGGGGCCATGAGCCGAGAGCAGTTCGACATGCTGGCCGTGGCCATCAACACCGGCACGAACATCCCCAGCGTGGCCACGCCCAACGGCCAGGCCGCGTTCCTCTTCCTGCTCACCTCGGCCCTGGCCCCGGTCATCCGGCTGTCCTACGGCCGCATGGTCCTGCTGGCCCTGCCCTACACCGTGGTCATGACTCTCTCGGGCCTGGTGGCCACCTGGTACATGCCCGAGGTGGAGCACTGGATTCTGAGCCTGTTCTCCTGA
- a CDS encoding F0F1 ATP synthase subunit epsilon, translated as MAKKLLLEIVTPDRKVLSQEVEYVGAPGALGEFGVLPSHIPFLSALGIGNLYFKDSGKAHYVFVAGGFCEVSGDKVTVLAEVAETAAEIDIERARRAQERAQARLAQQQEKINNARAQAALRKALARISCSESARRAGTC; from the coding sequence ATGGCCAAAAAGCTGCTGCTCGAAATCGTCACGCCCGACCGCAAGGTCCTCTCCCAGGAAGTGGAGTATGTGGGCGCGCCCGGCGCGCTCGGCGAGTTCGGCGTGTTGCCGAGCCACATCCCCTTCCTGTCGGCTCTGGGCATCGGAAACCTCTACTTCAAGGATTCCGGGAAGGCGCACTACGTCTTCGTGGCCGGCGGCTTCTGCGAGGTGAGCGGGGACAAGGTCACCGTGCTCGCCGAGGTGGCCGAGACCGCTGCCGAGATCGACATCGAGCGCGCCCGCCGGGCTCAGGAACGGGCTCAGGCGCGGCTCGCCCAGCAACAGGAAAAGATCAACAACGCCCGGGCCCAGGCCGCTCTGCGCAAGGCTCTGGCCCGCATCAGCTGCTCCGAGTCGGCACGCCGAGCCGGAACCTGCTGA
- a CDS encoding TatD family hydrolase, with translation MSRKHKERPEPESLGLPSGGVDTHAHLDAENYEMGLTTVLERARASGLSRIGNVFLGPDAYLEHRALFADRPEVFFLLAEHPNDTAGFDDARAQRLLDCLRSDPRIRAVGETGLDFYWKDVTPEEQERAFRRHLELARQTDLPPVIHCREAEARTLAVLDDMGFRDRPLLWHCFGGDDALAREILSRGWHVSVPGTVTYARNEPLRAAVARIPADRLVLETDCPYLTPEPWRGKQNHPALVGFTAVAVAGLRGVPVEELWALCADNAGRFFGL, from the coding sequence ATGTCGAGAAAACATAAGGAACGGCCCGAGCCCGAGAGCCTGGGCCTGCCGTCGGGCGGGGTCGATACCCACGCCCATCTGGACGCGGAAAACTACGAGATGGGGCTCACGACCGTGCTGGAACGCGCCCGGGCCTCGGGCCTGAGCCGCATCGGCAACGTCTTTCTCGGCCCGGACGCCTACCTCGAGCATCGGGCTTTGTTCGCGGATCGGCCGGAGGTTTTTTTTCTTCTGGCCGAGCACCCCAACGACACCGCCGGGTTCGACGACGCCCGGGCCCAGCGTCTGCTCGACTGCCTGCGGAGCGACCCGCGCATCCGGGCCGTGGGCGAGACCGGGCTGGACTTCTACTGGAAGGACGTGACTCCGGAAGAACAGGAGCGGGCCTTCCGACGGCACCTGGAACTGGCGCGGCAGACGGACCTGCCGCCGGTGATCCACTGCCGCGAGGCCGAGGCCCGGACCCTGGCCGTGCTGGACGACATGGGTTTTCGGGACCGGCCGCTGCTGTGGCACTGCTTCGGCGGGGATGACGCCCTGGCCCGGGAGATCCTCTCGCGGGGTTGGCATGTGAGCGTGCCCGGAACCGTGACCTATGCCCGCAACGAGCCGCTGCGCGCGGCTGTGGCCCGGATTCCCGCCGACCGACTCGTGCTGGAGACGGACTGTCCCTACCTCACGCCCGAGCCCTGGCGCGGGAAGCAGAACCATCCGGCCCTGGTGGGCTTCACGGCCGTGGCCGTGGCCGGGCTCCGCGGCGTGCCGGTCGAGGAGCTGTGGGCTCTCTGCGCGGACAACGCCGGGCGTTTTTTCGGGCTCTAG
- the atpA gene encoding F0F1 ATP synthase subunit alpha, translating to MQIKAEEISKIIEGQIQNYQSRVEMSETGTVIYVGDGIARVHGVENAMAMELLEFPGGLKGMVLNLEEDNVGVALLGETTDLKEGDPVKRTGQIFSVPVGDAVMGRVLNPLGEPIDGLGPIGATEVRPVELKAPGIIKRKSVHQPMMTGLKAIDAMTPVGRGQRELIIGDRQVGKTAVCLDAILAQKGGDVHCFYVAIGQKKATVALVADALRKYGAMEYTTIISATASEPAPLQYIAAYSGCTMAEYYRDSGKHALIIYDDLSKQAVAYRQMSLLLRRPPGREAYPGDVFYLHSRLLERAAKVNDSVGAGSMTALPIIETQAGDVSAYIPTNVISITDGQVYLEPNLFNAGIRPAINVGLSVSRVGGAAQIKAMKQVAGSLRLDLAQYRELAAFAQFGSDLDKRTQAKLNRGARLVELLKQPQYQPMPVAEQVASLYAGTRGFMDDVPVEAVRKFEDEFLDYMRNSKADILKDIVEKKALDENIETRLKAALEEFKKGFRA from the coding sequence ATGCAGATCAAAGCCGAAGAAATCAGCAAAATCATCGAGGGACAGATTCAGAACTATCAGTCCCGCGTGGAGATGAGCGAGACCGGCACCGTGATCTACGTCGGTGACGGTATCGCCCGCGTCCACGGCGTTGAGAACGCCATGGCCATGGAGCTGCTGGAGTTCCCCGGCGGCCTCAAGGGCATGGTGCTCAACCTGGAAGAGGACAACGTCGGTGTGGCCCTTCTGGGCGAGACCACGGACCTCAAGGAAGGCGACCCGGTCAAGCGCACCGGCCAGATCTTCTCCGTGCCGGTCGGCGACGCGGTCATGGGCCGCGTCCTGAACCCGCTGGGCGAGCCCATCGACGGTCTCGGACCGATCGGCGCCACGGAAGTCCGCCCGGTGGAGCTCAAGGCTCCCGGCATCATCAAGCGCAAGAGCGTGCATCAGCCGATGATGACCGGTCTGAAGGCCATCGACGCCATGACCCCGGTCGGCCGCGGCCAGCGCGAGCTGATCATCGGCGACCGTCAGGTCGGCAAGACCGCCGTCTGCCTGGACGCCATCCTGGCCCAGAAAGGCGGCGACGTGCACTGCTTCTACGTCGCCATCGGCCAGAAGAAGGCCACCGTCGCCCTGGTGGCCGACGCCCTGCGCAAGTACGGCGCCATGGAGTACACGACGATCATCTCGGCCACGGCCTCCGAGCCCGCGCCGCTGCAGTACATCGCCGCCTACTCCGGCTGCACCATGGCCGAATACTACCGCGACTCCGGCAAGCACGCCCTGATCATCTACGACGACCTGTCCAAGCAGGCCGTTGCCTACCGCCAGATGTCGCTGCTGCTCCGCCGCCCCCCGGGACGCGAAGCCTACCCCGGCGACGTCTTCTACCTGCACTCCCGCCTGCTGGAGCGCGCGGCCAAGGTCAACGACTCCGTCGGCGCCGGTTCCATGACCGCCCTGCCGATCATCGAGACCCAGGCCGGCGACGTGTCCGCGTACATCCCGACGAACGTGATCTCGATCACCGACGGCCAGGTGTACCTGGAGCCCAACCTGTTCAACGCGGGCATCCGTCCGGCCATCAACGTCGGCCTCTCGGTCTCCCGAGTCGGCGGCGCGGCCCAGATCAAGGCCATGAAGCAGGTCGCCGGTTCGCTCCGTCTCGACCTGGCCCAGTACCGCGAGCTGGCCGCCTTCGCCCAGTTCGGTTCCGACCTGGACAAGCGCACCCAGGCCAAGCTCAACCGCGGCGCCCGCCTGGTGGAGCTGCTCAAGCAGCCCCAGTATCAGCCCATGCCGGTGGCCGAGCAGGTCGCCTCGCTCTACGCCGGCACCCGCGGCTTCATGGACGACGTGCCGGTGGAGGCCGTGCGCAAGTTCGAGGACGAGTTCCTGGACTACATGCGCAACTCCAAGGCCGACATCCTGAAGGACATTGTGGAGAAGAAGGCTCTGGACGAGAACATCGAAACCCGCCTCAAGGCCGCCCTGGAAGAGTTCAAGAAGGGATTCCGCGCTTAG
- a CDS encoding bactofilin family protein: MAKDEINAFLGAGTSYHGKLHFHGAVRIDGNFQGEVESDGTLVIGQEAVVEGTLRVGQLVLSGNLRGEVEAGGRVVLHKTANLQGDIRTPVLVVEEGAILEGRLAMSRPGEVADAVGTADGNLF; encoded by the coding sequence ATGGCCAAGGACGAAATCAACGCCTTTCTGGGCGCCGGAACCAGCTACCACGGCAAGCTCCATTTTCACGGGGCGGTGCGCATCGACGGCAACTTCCAGGGCGAGGTCGAATCCGACGGCACCCTGGTCATCGGCCAGGAGGCCGTGGTCGAGGGCACCCTCCGGGTTGGTCAGCTCGTGCTTTCCGGCAACCTGCGCGGCGAGGTGGAGGCCGGGGGCCGGGTGGTCCTGCACAAGACCGCCAACCTCCAGGGGGACATCAGAACACCTGTCCTCGTGGTCGAGGAGGGCGCGATTCTGGAGGGCCGACTGGCCATGTCCCGTCCCGGAGAAGTCGCGGACGCCGTCGGAACCGCCGACGGGAACTTGTTCTAA
- a CDS encoding ATP synthase F0 subunit B — MIDLDFSFFIQLVNFIITLLVLNILLFGPIRAIIKKRGELMAEKLGKVEQFTTQADGKLRDYQAALTGARKDAVDIRNGLKAEGVKEEQGILATAGQEAASTLKAARADISGQARDALAQLKKDVEKYAQKATEKILGRA; from the coding sequence ATGATTGATCTGGACTTTTCCTTTTTCATTCAGCTTGTGAATTTCATCATCACCCTGCTGGTTCTGAACATCCTTCTCTTCGGCCCCATCCGCGCCATCATCAAGAAGCGTGGCGAACTGATGGCCGAAAAGCTGGGCAAGGTGGAGCAGTTCACCACCCAGGCCGATGGCAAGCTGCGTGACTACCAGGCCGCCCTGACCGGCGCCCGCAAGGACGCGGTGGACATCCGCAACGGTCTCAAGGCCGAAGGCGTCAAGGAGGAGCAGGGCATTCTGGCCACAGCGGGCCAGGAAGCCGCGTCCACCCTGAAGGCCGCGCGCGCCGACATCTCGGGCCAGGCCCGGGACGCCCTGGCGCAGCTCAAGAAGGACGTGGAAAAATACGCCCAGAAGGCCACGGAAAAGATCCTGGGTCGGGCGTAG
- the atpF gene encoding F0F1 ATP synthase subunit B, which translates to MKRFINTCAAVLFVLALAGLAHASGDAGEHGLPWGNYLLRVVNFAIFVGIIWYLAGKKIASFFGGRRNQIKKDLDDLEVRQNEAAKRLKDVEQSIANLDAERKALLDEARAQGEALKAAIIEKAKKDAEQIKAQARMSSENESKAAVDALRAQMADLIVEAATKIVSEKLSAQDHERLVDEYLTKVVLN; encoded by the coding sequence TTGAAACGTTTCATCAACACGTGCGCGGCGGTCCTGTTCGTCCTGGCGCTGGCCGGTCTGGCCCATGCCTCCGGCGACGCGGGCGAACACGGTCTGCCCTGGGGCAACTACCTGCTGAGGGTCGTCAACTTCGCGATCTTCGTGGGAATCATCTGGTATCTGGCCGGCAAGAAGATCGCCTCCTTCTTCGGTGGTCGCCGCAACCAGATCAAGAAGGATCTGGATGATCTCGAGGTGCGCCAGAACGAGGCCGCCAAGCGCCTCAAGGATGTGGAGCAGAGCATCGCCAACCTGGACGCCGAGCGCAAGGCCCTGCTGGACGAGGCGCGGGCCCAGGGCGAGGCCCTGAAGGCCGCGATCATCGAAAAGGCGAAGAAGGACGCCGAGCAGATCAAGGCCCAGGCCCGCATGTCCTCCGAGAATGAGTCCAAGGCCGCCGTGGACGCCCTGCGCGCCCAGATGGCCGACCTCATCGTGGAGGCCGCCACCAAGATCGTGAGCGAGAAGCTTTCGGCCCAGGACCACGAGCGCCTCGTGGACGAATACTTAACAAAGGTGGTGCTCAATTGA
- a CDS encoding F0F1 ATP synthase subunit gamma: protein MASLRDVKSKITGVKKTKQITKAMNMVASAKMRNAQARIERFRPYAAKFYEMLGDLASGADGSVHPLLEVREEVKTVGIVLVTSDRGLCGSFNTNLIKMATKLAAEKKAAGQSVKFYCVGKKGRDAVRKLEYEIGLQYPDAMNSFDFTLANEIGMELIASYLAGDLDEVHLIYGEFVSMARQPAVTLDILPIVSHAAEGEEAPAEAKAEYLYEPSVEGLLAELLPRFIKVQLYRGILDTSASEHAARMAAMDNATKACDDLTKALTLLYNKTRQTSITRELMDIVGGAEALKG, encoded by the coding sequence ATGGCATCTCTGAGAGACGTCAAGAGCAAGATCACCGGCGTCAAGAAGACGAAACAGATCACCAAGGCCATGAACATGGTGGCCTCGGCCAAGATGCGCAATGCGCAGGCGCGCATTGAACGCTTCCGGCCCTACGCCGCCAAGTTCTATGAAATGCTCGGTGATCTGGCTTCGGGCGCCGACGGGAGCGTACATCCTCTGCTGGAGGTCCGCGAAGAGGTCAAGACCGTGGGCATCGTCCTGGTCACCTCGGATCGCGGCCTGTGCGGCAGCTTCAACACCAACCTCATCAAGATGGCCACCAAGCTGGCCGCCGAGAAGAAGGCCGCCGGACAGTCGGTGAAGTTCTACTGCGTGGGCAAGAAGGGCCGCGACGCGGTCCGCAAGCTGGAGTACGAAATCGGCCTTCAGTACCCCGACGCCATGAACTCCTTCGACTTCACCCTGGCCAACGAGATCGGCATGGAGCTCATCGCCAGCTACTTGGCCGGCGATCTGGACGAAGTGCATCTGATCTACGGCGAGTTCGTGAGCATGGCCCGCCAGCCTGCCGTGACCTTGGACATCCTGCCCATCGTCTCGCATGCGGCCGAGGGCGAGGAAGCCCCGGCCGAGGCCAAGGCCGAGTATCTGTACGAGCCGTCGGTGGAAGGCCTGCTGGCCGAACTGCTGCCCCGTTTCATCAAGGTGCAGTTGTATCGCGGCATCCTGGACACTTCCGCAAGCGAGCACGCCGCGCGCATGGCGGCCATGGACAATGCAACCAAGGCCTGCGACGACCTGACCAAGGCCTTGACACTGCTCTATAACAAGACCCGTCAGACTTCGATCACCAGGGAGCTGATGGACATCGTCGGCGGCGCTGAGGCGCTGAAAGGGTAA
- the atpD gene encoding F0F1 ATP synthase subunit beta — translation MSNIGKIVQVIGAVVDVEFPEGKLPNILNALEIKNPNNTDAPDLVCEVAQHLGNNVVRTIAMDATEGLVRGMDVVDTGNSILVPAGKASLGRIMNVVGRPVDEMGPISSDIMLPIHRHAPAFTEQNTKVELLETGVKVVDLLIPFPKGGKMGLFGGAGVGKTVILMELINNIAKQHGGLSVFAGVGERTREGNDLYHEFKEAGILDKAALVYGQMNEPPGARSRVALTALTAAEYFRDQEGQDVLLFIDNIFRFTQAGSEVSALLGRMPSAVGYQPTLGTDLGELQERITSTTKGSITSVQAVYVPADDLTDPAPATTFSHLDGTLVLSRQIAELGIYPAVDPLDSTSRILDPLVLGKEHYQTARGVQSVLQKYKDLQDIIAILGMDELSDEDKLTVSRARKIQRFLSQPFSVAEQFTGRAGKYVKIEDTIRGFKEILDGKHDDIPEQAFYMVGGIEEALENAKNM, via the coding sequence ATGAGCAACATCGGCAAGATCGTTCAGGTCATCGGCGCCGTGGTCGACGTCGAATTTCCTGAAGGCAAACTGCCCAACATTCTGAACGCGTTGGAGATCAAGAATCCCAACAACACCGACGCGCCGGATCTGGTCTGCGAAGTGGCGCAGCACCTGGGCAACAACGTGGTCCGCACCATCGCCATGGACGCCACCGAAGGCCTGGTCCGCGGCATGGACGTGGTCGACACCGGCAACTCCATCCTGGTGCCCGCCGGCAAGGCGTCTCTCGGCCGCATCATGAACGTCGTGGGTCGCCCGGTGGACGAGATGGGCCCCATCAGCTCGGACATCATGCTTCCCATCCACCGCCACGCTCCGGCCTTCACCGAGCAGAACACCAAGGTCGAACTGCTGGAGACGGGCGTCAAGGTCGTGGACCTCTTGATCCCCTTCCCCAAGGGCGGCAAGATGGGCCTCTTCGGCGGCGCCGGCGTGGGCAAGACCGTTATTCTCATGGAGCTCATCAACAACATCGCCAAGCAGCACGGCGGCCTGTCCGTGTTCGCGGGCGTGGGTGAGCGCACCCGTGAGGGCAACGACCTCTATCACGAGTTCAAGGAAGCCGGGATTCTGGACAAGGCCGCCTTGGTCTACGGCCAGATGAACGAGCCTCCGGGAGCCCGTTCCCGCGTCGCCCTGACCGCCCTGACCGCCGCGGAATACTTCCGTGACCAGGAAGGCCAGGACGTGCTGCTCTTCATCGACAACATCTTCCGGTTCACCCAGGCCGGCTCCGAGGTGTCCGCGCTCCTCGGCCGCATGCCCTCCGCGGTGGGTTACCAGCCCACGCTGGGCACCGACCTCGGCGAACTGCAGGAACGCATCACCTCGACCACCAAGGGTTCGATCACCTCGGTGCAGGCCGTGTACGTGCCCGCCGACGACCTGACCGACCCGGCCCCGGCCACCACGTTCTCGCACCTGGACGGCACGCTGGTGCTTTCGCGCCAGATCGCCGAGCTGGGCATCTACCCCGCCGTGGACCCGCTGGACTCCACCTCCCGCATCCTGGACCCCCTGGTCCTGGGCAAGGAGCACTACCAGACCGCCCGCGGCGTGCAGAGCGTGCTGCAGAAGTACAAGGACCTGCAGGACATCATCGCGATTCTGGGCATGGACGAACTGTCCGACGAGGACAAGCTCACCGTGTCCCGGGCCCGCAAGATCCAGCGGTTCCTCTCCCAGCCCTTCAGCGTTGCCGAGCAGTTCACCGGACGCGCCGGCAAGTACGTGAAGATCGAGGACACCATCCGCGGCTTCAAGGAAATCCTCGACGGCAAGCACGACGATATCCCGGAGCAGGCGTTCTACATGGTGGGCGGCATCGAAGAGGCTCTGGAAAACGCCAAGAACATGTAG
- the atpH gene encoding ATP synthase F1 subunit delta yields MSGNIVARRYAKALFAFGEKQGAAELQAYGEELSRLAEVLGGSPEVMRFFKSPVFNRDEKKGVLGKVLEAAAVRPAMKNFCDLLADKNRLPFLPDIAGAFGKLLDAVNGVVRGRLVTAVELPEARRTDIKNKLEKQAGKQLELDYAVEPGILGGIVLKVGDKVLDASLRAQLDILKETIKRGE; encoded by the coding sequence TTGAGCGGGAACATCGTAGCGCGCCGCTACGCCAAGGCCCTCTTCGCCTTTGGCGAGAAACAGGGCGCGGCCGAGCTTCAGGCGTACGGCGAGGAGCTGTCGCGACTGGCTGAGGTTCTGGGGGGATCGCCCGAGGTCATGCGCTTCTTCAAGAGCCCGGTGTTCAACCGGGACGAGAAGAAAGGCGTGCTGGGCAAGGTCCTGGAGGCGGCGGCCGTGCGCCCCGCCATGAAGAACTTCTGCGACCTGTTGGCCGACAAGAACAGGTTGCCCTTCCTTCCCGACATCGCGGGAGCCTTCGGAAAGCTGCTGGACGCCGTGAACGGCGTGGTGCGCGGCCGTCTGGTCACGGCCGTGGAGCTGCCCGAGGCCCGGCGGACCGATATCAAGAACAAGCTGGAGAAGCAGGCCGGAAAGCAGCTTGAGCTGGACTACGCCGTGGAACCGGGCATCCTCGGCGGGATCGTGCTCAAGGTCGGGGACAAGGTTCTCGACGCCAGCCTGCGGGCGCAGCTGGACATTTTGAAAGAAACCATCAAGAGGGGTGAGTAG